From a region of the Nonlabens sp. Hel1_33_55 genome:
- a CDS encoding PLP-dependent transferase, whose amino-acid sequence MQENRALQFIDKVLKNQPKDWLGLTTHRLDVYNEEFAKTEFLEKLELLFKADNIDRSTLAELPTAYDYIRLGHPLSCILEWGIGQLLNLPADNIISFQSQTVPVLAVLRKNLLDGKKTRIIYSGHLPKFFDAEKIRKVYGYDFELNQVASASEVDSFDGTNIFLSNPSEMGQTDLNESVDFYINIYGHLGSVLIANGSESAEYISGIQHVRRRETVAMTPSNSLIALEALVGPEDVDQSKPDVEKDKSSVLKSINEITGTQLQPLVGSSGLSVQYAIMMGMVDSAQEHHPGKSIKFLVPPNCYGGTNDQARRVAACLENVEVVDLPVDGDNDMVSSVDRVLDQIAQQDAVPFIIAEIPTNPRVEVPDLEDLRIALSRKRTTPSGSTAIDPVFILDQTFCPNYLFLGEGKVLSEVRTISYASGSKFPSGGKCTAGYCVGNNKTEALMNKVALHLELCDNEATAQQYEILAQQLPSMNERIKAAYENTREFVTFIQKELPEAKINFVSEELAAQGFTPSVFSMDLPTKGSTPEERETYKRALNLKLIHLMIDEIPLESKFCVSYGQLKGCYWTVPATSTQGTTKEGDKDYIVRASLSPDLDLERHKEVFKEFVESI is encoded by the coding sequence ATGCAAGAAAATAGGGCGCTCCAATTCATTGATAAAGTATTAAAGAATCAACCCAAAGATTGGTTGGGACTCACGACGCATCGATTGGATGTTTACAATGAAGAGTTTGCTAAAACTGAATTTCTAGAAAAACTTGAGCTCTTATTTAAGGCCGATAATATCGATAGATCTACTCTAGCCGAGTTGCCAACGGCTTATGACTACATTCGTTTAGGTCATCCATTATCCTGTATTCTAGAATGGGGAATTGGCCAGTTACTAAACCTGCCAGCGGATAATATCATTTCGTTTCAATCGCAAACGGTGCCAGTTCTAGCTGTGTTACGCAAGAATTTATTGGACGGCAAAAAAACTAGAATTATTTACAGTGGTCATCTACCTAAATTTTTTGATGCTGAAAAAATCAGAAAGGTTTATGGGTATGACTTTGAATTGAATCAAGTAGCATCTGCCAGCGAGGTCGATTCTTTTGATGGTACCAATATTTTCCTGTCAAACCCATCAGAAATGGGTCAAACCGATTTGAATGAGTCGGTTGATTTTTATATAAATATTTATGGTCATCTAGGCAGTGTTTTGATTGCAAATGGATCTGAATCTGCAGAATATATTTCAGGCATACAACATGTTCGACGCAGAGAAACCGTAGCGATGACACCTTCTAATTCGCTAATTGCTTTAGAAGCTTTGGTTGGTCCTGAAGATGTTGATCAAAGCAAACCAGATGTAGAAAAAGATAAATCCAGCGTCTTGAAATCCATTAATGAAATCACTGGAACCCAGTTACAACCTTTAGTGGGATCCAGCGGTCTATCCGTACAATATGCCATCATGATGGGAATGGTAGATAGCGCGCAAGAACATCATCCTGGAAAATCCATCAAATTTCTCGTGCCACCCAATTGTTATGGTGGTACCAACGATCAAGCAAGACGTGTCGCGGCGTGTCTGGAGAATGTAGAAGTCGTGGATTTGCCAGTAGATGGTGATAATGACATGGTAAGTAGCGTGGATCGAGTCTTGGATCAGATTGCTCAACAGGATGCCGTACCCTTTATCATTGCAGAAATTCCAACCAATCCACGAGTGGAAGTTCCTGATCTGGAGGATTTGAGAATTGCGCTTTCGCGAAAGCGAACTACTCCAAGCGGCTCTACTGCGATCGATCCAGTTTTTATTCTCGATCAAACATTTTGTCCCAATTACCTCTTTCTAGGCGAAGGAAAGGTTTTATCTGAAGTACGAACTATTTCATATGCTAGTGGCTCAAAATTCCCAAGTGGTGGGAAATGTACTGCTGGGTATTGCGTAGGAAACAATAAAACGGAGGCTTTGATGAATAAGGTAGCGTTACACCTTGAACTTTGCGATAACGAAGCAACGGCACAGCAGTATGAGATTCTTGCCCAGCAATTGCCATCCATGAATGAGCGCATCAAAGCAGCTTATGAAAACACCCGTGAGTTCGTGACATTTATACAAAAGGAACTACCAGAAGCTAAAATCAATTTTGTTAGTGAAGAACTTGCTGCACAAGGTTTCACGCCATCTGTATTTTCTATGGATTTGCCTACAAAAGGATCCACGCCTGAAGAACGAGAAACCTATAAAAGAGCCCTCAATCTCAAACTGATTCATTTAATGATCGATGAAATCCCTTTGGAAAGTAAATTTTGCGTGAGTTATGGCCAGTTGAAAGGCTGTTACTGGACCGTTCCTGCTACATCAACTCAGGGTACTACCAAAGAAGGTGACAAGGATTACATTGTACGTGCTTCTTTATCACCAGACCTAGACTTGGAGCGACACAAAGAGGTTTTTAAAGAGTTTGTGGAAAGTATTTGA
- a CDS encoding SDR family NAD(P)-dependent oxidoreductase — translation MIDIKGKTALITGSSRGVGQQIALGLADLGCNIIVHGSKKTSNDETLKLLNSYSVKTYSVYGNLADDQEIENLINQVNDLENPIDILYNNAGIMKDYHEDIWTHSTEEWMQTYKVNVVAMYKLCAAFVPAMIENEFGRVVNVTSRISGQPQLAPYGASKWAVDKLSQDLAVALENTPVRMNYFDPTWLKTDLGGEHADNPVEAVLPGALKPVLIENNGANGKFFSAL, via the coding sequence ATGATTGATATAAAAGGAAAAACAGCGTTGATTACGGGATCCAGTCGCGGCGTAGGACAGCAAATAGCGCTAGGTCTAGCAGATTTAGGTTGTAATATCATCGTTCATGGCAGTAAAAAGACGAGTAATGATGAAACTTTAAAGTTACTCAACTCTTATTCAGTAAAGACTTACAGCGTTTACGGCAATCTGGCCGATGATCAGGAAATTGAAAACCTTATCAATCAAGTAAACGACCTTGAAAATCCTATTGATATATTATACAATAATGCCGGTATCATGAAGGATTATCATGAAGACATCTGGACACATTCTACGGAAGAATGGATGCAAACCTATAAAGTAAATGTGGTTGCGATGTACAAACTTTGTGCTGCGTTTGTTCCAGCCATGATTGAAAATGAATTTGGACGAGTAGTTAATGTTACCTCACGCATTTCTGGCCAGCCGCAATTGGCTCCTTATGGTGCTTCAAAATGGGCTGTGGACAAGTTGTCTCAAGATCTTGCGGTTGCACTTGAAAACACGCCGGTTCGAATGAATTACTTTGATCCTACATGGCTCAAAACAGACTTAGGCGGTGAGCATGCAGATAATCCAGTGGAAGCCGTATTACCTGGAGCACTAAAACCAGTTCTTATAGAAAATAACGGTGCCAATGGCAAATTTTTCTCTGCATTATAA
- a CDS encoding FAD-dependent oxidoreductase, with amino-acid sequence MQDPETFWNACTACKSRGKTSQRIRKKAKLNYQKDLEAYERSDHNGAPPKKPKGHLKTCSTCDGSGLVKSDHAPILNNNFPHVAIVGAGIGGVALAVACQHRGIPFTLFERDASFDARSQGYGLTLQQASKAMAGFGIQELIDGVISTRHIVHKPSGEKIAEWGMRKWLEESDKPSPKKTNIHIARQALRKALMDQLTDQDSIKWDHQFVERREDESGKISMDFKVNDELETFHADLLVGADGIRSQVRNMLLEEDNNPLRYLDCIVILGICPLENIENSETDLLDSTTVFQTANGHERMYMMPYSTNSIMWQFSYPMDEKEAINLSTQGSKDLKNEAIKRTLDWHAPIPQILKATQESLVTGYPVYDREVLGEHAFAKAESSTIIGDAAHPMSPFKGQGANQALLDALALARKIYTTCRSAGNWKVKGLRETVLKDFEKEMIVRSAVKVRESARAAEFLHSEIVLLQEDAPRGTVLKNESK; translated from the coding sequence TTGCAAGATCCTGAAACTTTCTGGAATGCCTGCACAGCTTGTAAAAGTCGTGGTAAAACTAGCCAGCGCATACGCAAGAAGGCTAAACTAAATTACCAAAAGGATCTAGAAGCCTACGAACGATCTGACCATAACGGTGCACCACCTAAAAAACCAAAAGGACATCTCAAAACCTGCTCCACATGTGATGGTTCAGGGTTGGTCAAGAGCGACCACGCTCCTATTCTTAACAACAACTTCCCGCATGTGGCTATTGTTGGTGCTGGAATTGGTGGTGTAGCATTGGCTGTGGCTTGCCAGCATCGAGGGATTCCATTTACATTATTTGAGCGTGATGCGAGTTTTGATGCGCGATCTCAAGGCTATGGATTGACGCTGCAACAAGCTAGTAAAGCGATGGCAGGTTTTGGAATTCAAGAACTAATAGATGGCGTCATTTCGACAAGACATATAGTGCACAAACCTAGCGGTGAAAAAATTGCCGAATGGGGAATGCGTAAGTGGCTGGAAGAATCCGACAAACCTTCTCCTAAAAAAACAAATATTCATATTGCAAGACAAGCCTTGCGAAAAGCGCTGATGGATCAATTGACTGACCAGGATTCTATAAAATGGGATCATCAATTTGTTGAACGTCGAGAAGACGAATCTGGCAAGATTTCAATGGATTTCAAAGTAAATGATGAACTTGAAACCTTTCATGCTGATCTTCTTGTAGGAGCTGATGGAATACGCAGTCAGGTCAGGAACATGCTTCTTGAAGAGGATAATAATCCGTTGCGCTATCTTGATTGTATCGTGATCTTGGGTATTTGCCCATTGGAAAATATTGAGAATTCAGAAACCGATTTATTGGATTCCACTACGGTATTTCAAACGGCAAATGGACACGAGCGCATGTACATGATGCCTTACTCCACTAATTCCATCATGTGGCAATTTAGTTACCCAATGGACGAAAAGGAAGCTATAAATTTAAGTACTCAAGGTTCAAAAGATTTGAAAAATGAAGCTATCAAACGAACCTTAGATTGGCACGCTCCTATTCCGCAAATTCTTAAAGCAACACAAGAAAGCCTAGTTACCGGTTATCCTGTTTATGATCGTGAAGTTTTAGGTGAGCACGCTTTCGCGAAAGCGGAATCATCAACCATCATAGGCGATGCGGCACATCCCATGAGTCCTTTCAAAGGCCAAGGTGCAAATCAAGCTTTACTCGATGCATTAGCTCTGGCACGTAAAATTTATACCACTTGTAGATCTGCTGGCAACTGGAAAGTAAAAGGATTGCGAGAAACTGTTTTAAAGGATTTTGAGAAGGAAATGATAGTACGCAGCGCCGTGAAAGTTAGAGAATCTGCACGGGCAGCAGAATTCCTGCATTCTGAAATCGTTTTACTGCAAGAAGATGCTCCAAGAGGAACCGTACTGAAGAATGAGAGTAAATAA
- a CDS encoding DUF808 domain-containing protein, which translates to MASGFFALLDDISVLMDDVAAMSKVATKKTAGILGDDLAVNAEKASGFVSSREIPVLWAITKGSFLNKLIILPVAFLLSAFLPWAVTVILLLGGVYLAFEGAEKIYEWIFPHAQPATDIPPQEMTEEEILAHEKEKIRAAIVTDFILSVEIVIIALSSVVNEPILNQIMVVTVVAIIATIGVYGIVAAIVRMDDLGLRLIRTSDGKGFGNAVGKFLVAALPMIVKSLSVIGTIALILVAGGIFLHNLHFIEEILHGLPSILAEVITGIVVGALSLIIYKVIKKLFFKKDNAAAH; encoded by the coding sequence ATGGCTTCAGGATTTTTTGCATTACTAGATGATATCAGTGTATTGATGGACGATGTGGCTGCCATGAGTAAAGTTGCTACTAAAAAGACTGCTGGAATACTAGGTGATGATCTTGCCGTAAATGCAGAAAAAGCATCAGGCTTTGTTTCTTCCAGAGAGATTCCTGTTTTGTGGGCGATAACCAAAGGTTCCTTCCTTAATAAACTGATCATTTTACCGGTAGCTTTTCTCTTAAGTGCCTTCCTACCATGGGCAGTGACGGTAATATTATTGCTTGGCGGTGTATACCTCGCCTTTGAAGGAGCCGAGAAAATCTATGAGTGGATCTTTCCGCATGCACAACCCGCCACAGACATACCGCCACAGGAAATGACTGAGGAAGAAATCCTTGCTCACGAGAAAGAAAAAATACGTGCGGCCATTGTAACAGATTTTATTCTATCCGTTGAGATTGTAATAATTGCACTTAGCTCAGTAGTAAATGAACCTATTCTCAATCAAATCATGGTAGTTACAGTAGTTGCCATCATAGCTACCATAGGAGTTTATGGAATCGTTGCGGCCATTGTTCGCATGGATGATCTTGGATTGCGATTGATTAGAACTAGCGATGGAAAGGGATTTGGTAATGCCGTTGGGAAATTTCTAGTAGCAGCATTGCCAATGATTGTCAAGAGCTTATCGGTGATAGGAACAATAGCATTGATTCTAGTTGCAGGTGGAATTTTTCTACACAACCTTCACTTTATTGAAGAAATCCTTCATGGACTACCATCTATACTAGCCGAAGTAATTACTGGGATTGTCGTAGGAGCGCTTTCTCTCATCATTTATAAGGTGATTAAAAAATTGTTCTTTAAAAAAGACAATGCAGCAGCACATTAG
- a CDS encoding aldose 1-epimerase family protein → MLHTIQNDLLTCSVSSNGSEIRSLKKKETDKEYIWQIDESVWASSSPVLFPAIGKIKGDKITYNGKDYAMTKHGIIRHNDDMLFEQHSDSKCSFTLNSSPETLVKYPFMFSFTVVYELVSNQLKMTYHIKNKGDVPMYFSCGGHTAYACPLTNGKKLEDYVIEFPNGKSLKAVTLGDSGLLSDEIRKIPIENSALPLSKTLFDRDALIFVNVDYDWVRLRACLPDRQESGKNKGLMVKFEGYPNLALWSKPGADYVCIEPWLGLPDSEDESTEISEKSSYQSIAAGSQFSITITTIVE, encoded by the coding sequence GTGCTCCACACCATTCAAAACGACCTACTCACCTGCTCCGTCAGTTCCAACGGTTCAGAGATCCGCTCGCTTAAGAAAAAGGAAACCGATAAGGAATATATTTGGCAAATTGATGAATCGGTTTGGGCAAGCAGCTCGCCGGTATTATTTCCTGCCATAGGGAAAATCAAGGGCGACAAGATTACTTATAATGGTAAGGATTATGCGATGACCAAACACGGCATCATCAGGCACAATGATGATATGCTGTTTGAACAGCATAGTGATTCAAAATGCTCGTTTACACTGAACAGTTCGCCAGAAACCTTGGTGAAATATCCGTTCATGTTTTCTTTTACTGTGGTTTATGAATTGGTCAGCAATCAATTGAAAATGACCTATCACATTAAGAATAAGGGCGATGTGCCTATGTATTTTTCTTGTGGTGGACACACGGCTTATGCTTGCCCATTGACAAATGGCAAAAAACTAGAGGATTATGTGATTGAGTTCCCAAACGGCAAGTCTTTAAAGGCAGTTACTTTGGGTGATTCTGGTTTATTGTCTGATGAGATAAGAAAAATTCCGATAGAGAATTCTGCCTTACCGCTTTCCAAAACATTGTTCGACCGCGATGCGTTGATATTTGTAAACGTAGATTACGATTGGGTACGCCTACGCGCCTGCCTGCCGGACAGGCAGGAAAGCGGAAAAAACAAAGGCTTGATGGTAAAATTTGAAGGTTATCCCAACCTCGCGCTTTGGTCAAAACCTGGCGCTGACTATGTATGTATCGAACCTTGGCTAGGTTTACCAGATTCAGAAGATGAATCGACGGAAATCTCAGAAAAGAGCAGCTATCAAAGCATTGCGGCTGGATCACAGTTCTCGATTACCATTACAACGATAGTCGAATAA
- a CDS encoding haloacid dehalogenase type II gives MEYKLRPKVLFFDVNETLLDLSNLKENVSKSLNGNDDLIKLWFTTLLQYSLVTSASGQYEDFGKIGAATLQMVATSNDIHISESEAQKVVIESIRNLNPHAEVKKALIQLRNAGYTLVAFTNGSNEGVKEQIKNAVLTDLFDELLSVESAGKFKPFKEAYDWAAQHKNVKPEECMMIAAHGWDVAGAQWAGWRAAFIARPGQQQYPLAPEAEITGDNLQKVTDILLTYSTN, from the coding sequence ATGGAATATAAATTGAGACCAAAAGTATTGTTCTTTGACGTCAATGAAACCTTGCTCGATCTTTCCAATTTGAAAGAGAACGTCAGCAAATCGCTAAATGGCAACGATGACTTGATCAAACTATGGTTCACAACACTATTGCAATATTCTCTAGTTACCAGCGCTAGCGGTCAGTATGAAGATTTTGGAAAGATAGGCGCAGCAACTTTACAAATGGTAGCTACCAGTAACGACATTCATATTTCTGAAAGCGAAGCTCAGAAGGTTGTGATTGAATCCATCCGCAATTTGAATCCGCATGCAGAAGTTAAAAAGGCCCTAATCCAGTTGAGGAATGCTGGATATACACTGGTGGCATTTACCAATGGCTCTAATGAAGGCGTCAAAGAGCAAATTAAAAATGCCGTGCTTACAGATTTATTTGACGAATTATTGAGCGTAGAAAGTGCTGGCAAATTCAAGCCTTTTAAAGAAGCTTACGATTGGGCCGCTCAACACAAAAACGTCAAACCAGAAGAGTGTATGATGATCGCTGCTCACGGTTGGGATGTCGCTGGTGCGCAATGGGCTGGATGGCGTGCAGCATTTATTGCCCGACCTGGGCAGCAGCAGTATCCACTTGCTCCAGAGGCTGAGATTACAGGTGACAATCTCCAAAAGGTTACAGATATTCTTCTGACTTACAGCACTAATTAG